Sequence from the Corallococcus soli genome:
AACCCCGTGCAGTACGCGCTGCTGCGGCAGCTGGCCCCGCCCCCGTCCGCGAACCTGGTGGTGGTGGGGGACGACGACCAGTCCATCTACCGCTGGCGCGGCGCGGACGTGGACAACATCCTGAACTTCCCGAAGCAGTACCCGGGCGCCAGGGTGGTGCGGCTGGAGCAGAACTACCGCTCCGACCAGAACATCCTCACGGCGGCGCACGAGGTCATCTCCAAGAACCCGCGCCGCATGGCGAAGAAGCTCTGGAGCGAGCGGCCCAAGGGGGAGAACCTGGAGCTGATGCTCCACCGCGACGAGCGGGCGGAGGCGCAGGAGGTCGCGCGGCGCATCCTCGCCGTCCAGCGCGAGGGCTTCATCAAGTTCTCCAGCATGGCGGTGTTCTACCGGACCAACGCGCAGAGCCGCGTCCTGGAAGAGGCGCTGCGCCTGGGGCGCGTCCCGTACACGCTGGTGAGCGGGCGCAGCTTCTATGACCGGGCGGAGGTGCGCGACGCCTCCGCGTACCTGCGGCTGATGGTGAACCCGCGCTCGGACGCGGACCTGGTGCGCGTGCTCAACGTGCCGGCGCGCGGCATTGGCGACACCACCGAGGAGCGGCTGACGGACTTCGCGAACCAGGAGGGCCTGAGCCTCTACGAGGCCCTGGCCGAGCGCCACCGCATCCCCTCCCTCAACGCCACGGCGCAGAAGCGGCTGGGCGGCTTCCACCAGCTGCTCGTGTCGCTCAACGCCTTCGCCCAGACGGCGAAGGACGCGGCGGGCGCGGTGGATCAGATGCTCAAGGAGACGAAGCTGGTGGAGACGCTCGTCGCCGACGGCAGCGACGAGGCCCTCACCCGGGCGGAGAACCTCCGCGAACTGCTGGGCGCCGCGCAGGAGTTCGACCTGAAGCGCGCGTCCGACGCGGTGGCCTCCGCCATGGCCGCCGAGGCGCGCGAGGAGGAGGCCCCGGAGGGCGTGGACTCCGCGCCGCTCACCGCCGACGTGCCTCCGCTGCAGGCCTTCCTGGAGCAGATCAGCCTGGTGGGCGAAGCGGACGCGGATGTGGGGGACGGCCGCGTGGCGCTGATGACGCTGCACGCGGCCAAGGGCCTGGAGTTCGACGCCGTGTTCCTCACCGGCATGGAGGACGGCGTCTTCCCGCACTCGCGCGCGCTCAAGAGCGAGGAGCCCGGCGGCGGCGAGGAGATGGCCGAGGAGCGCCGGCTCTGCTACGTGGGCTTCACCCGCGCGCGCAAGCGGCTCTTCGTGAGCTTGGCGCAGTGCCGCTCCCTCTTCGGCGAGCTCAAGTACAACCCGCCCAGCCGCTTCCTGGCGGACGTGCCGCAGGCGCTCTTCGGCTTCAAGGAGAACGACCTGCCCGCGCCGCCGCGCCCCTCCGCCATGGCCCCGCGCCGCCGCGCGTGGGACGAGGACGAAACGGGTCCGCGCGTCGACCACAGCTATTCACAGGCCTCCTCCGACATGGAGGCCGTGAGCGGGGACGTGCGCGGCATGCGCGTGCGCCATGAGCAGTTCGGCTCCGGGCGCATCGTCTCCACGGATGGCAGCGGCCCCAACGCCAAGGTGACGGTGGAGTTCGGCGGAGATGTGGGCCTCAAGCGCGTCATCGCGCGCTTCCTCATCCCCGGTTAGGTGCCCCGCGTGCGGTGTCGACAGTTGTTTTCAATGGCGGCGTGACGGGCTGCCCGGTCGGCCGGTGTACGGATTGACTTTCCAACGTCTCCTCATTGGGATGAGCACCAATGAACGGAGGCGCACGCTTGATGGCGCGACGACGACGATGGTGGAGCCCGGCGCTGCTCGCCGTCTCCGTGGGCCTGCTGGGGGCCTGTGAAGGCCAGATATTGGATGCCGCGAAGCCGGGCACGAAGCCGGGCCCGGGCGGCGGCGGCCCGAACAATCCGCCCGTGGGGGTGGAGCAGCCGGCGCGCTCGGTGCGCGTCGCGCGGCTGACGCACCCGCAGTGGTTGAGCAGCGTGAAGGAGCTGCTGAAGCTGGACGCGGCGCCCACGGCGCTGGCGCAGGGCTTCCGCGCGGATCCATCCCAGAGCGGCTTCCTCTTCGACAACGACGCCCGCGCCCTGTCGGTGGACGAGGCGCTGTGGGGCGCGTACCAGCGCGCGGCGGCGGACCTGGCCGGGCAGGTGGCCACGGACGCGACGAAGCTGGGCAAGCTCCTGCCCCCCGGCACCACCACGGACGAGGCGCGCGCCAAGGCGTTCGTGGAGTCCTTCGGCCTGCGGGCGCACCGCCGGCCGCTGACGGCCGACGAGGTGGAGTCCTACCTGGTCCTGTACCGCAAGGGCCCCACGGCCTACGCGACCATGGCCCCGTTCCAGGCGGGCCTGCGGCTGGTGCTGGAGGGGTTCCTCCAGTCGCCCCTGTTCCTCTACCGCGTGGAGCGGAGCACCCAGGCCGCGGACGGCAAGGTGCCGCTGGACGCCTATGAGGTGGCGTCGCGGCTGAGCTACGCGCTCTGGGACTCCATGCCGGACGAGGCGCTGTTCACCGCCGCCCGCGAGGGCGCGCTGGGCAAGCGCGAGGGCGTGGCGGAGCAGGCGCGGCGGATGATGAAGGACGCGCGGGCGCGCGGCGTGGTGGGGGCCTACCATCAGGTCGTCTTCGACGTGCCCCGCTACGCGAGCATCCGGCCCAACACCACGCGCTTCCCCAACGTCACCGCGAAGCTGGCCGAGTCCGCCGCGAAGGAGAACGCCCTCTTCGTGGAGGACGTCGTCTTCAAGCGGGAGGGCCGCTTCGGCGACCTGCTCACGTCGCGCGACACCTTCGTCAACGACGAGCTGGCGCGCGTCTACGGCCTCGCCGGGGCGTTCACCGCGGACTTCGTGCCGGCGACGCTGGACGCGACGCAGCGCCGGGGCGTGCTCACGCAGGTGGGCTTCCTCGCGTCGCACGCGACGTCCATGGACCCGGACCCCATCCACCGGGGCGTGTACCTGTCGGAGCACCTGCTGTGCCAGAAGATTGGCGCGCCGCCGGCCAACATCCCCGCGCTGCCCGCGCCCAACGGCCGCACCAACCGCGAGGTCGTCACCTCCCACACGGAGGCGCCCGGCACGGTGTGCGCGTCCTGTCACACGAACCTCATCAACCCGCTGGGCTTCCCCTTCGAGAACTTCGACGCCGTGGGCGGCTTCCGCACGACGGACAACGGGCACCCGGTGGACGCCACGTCATCGCCGTTCATCGGCGGGGAGAAGGTCGCGGTGCGCGACGCCGTGCAGCTGTCGGACGTGCTCGCCAGCTCGCAGGCGGTGCACGAGTGCTACGCGCGCCACTGGGTGGAGTTCCTGAGCGGGCGCCCGGCGGCCGACGAGGACTCGGCGCTGGTGTCGCGGCTGGGGAAGCTGTCGCAGGCGGGCCAGCTGTCCGTCGTGGACCTGGTCGTCGAAGTCGTCACGGGCGTGGGCTTCGTGAACCGCCACCCGGAGGAGCTGCCGTGAAACTGAGCCGTCGACGCATGTTGCAGGGCCTGGGTGGGGCCATGTTGGGGCTGCCGGTGCTGGAGGGGCTGTTGCCCCGCAGGGCGCAGGCCGCGGAGCCCGGGGCGCTGCCCTTCGCCATCTTCCTGCGCCAGGCGGATGGCGTGGCCGCCGCGCAGAGCACGTCGGAGCTGGGCAGCGAGCCGGAGCGCTTCTGGCCGGAGCCGCTGGGCAACCTGACCACGGCGACGCTCGCGGGCAAGTCGCTGGTGGAGCTGGCCGACCACCGCGCCCGCCTGCTGGTGGTGCGCAACGTCAACATGAAGGACTACAACTACGGGGATGGTCACGCGCGCGGCGCGTTCCAGGCCCTCACCGCGCGTGGCCCCGCCGTGGAGGGCGTGGGCGGCGACTCCGAGGCGTCCGGCGAGTCGCTGGACCACCGCATCGGCCGGGAGCTGAACCCGCAGAAGCGCGACTCGCTCTACCTCTACGCGGGGCAGTCCGGCGGCTGGCTGGGCGGCCCGTGCATCTCCCACCGCGGCAGCGCGTCGCGCCGGGCCGCGCTGCACGACCCGTGGGTGGCCTACCAGACGATGGTGGGCGGCCCCGGGGGCCTCACGCCGGAGGCGCGCGAGGCGCTGCTCGTGCGCCAGAAGAGCATCAACGACCTGGTGTCCGGCCAGCTCAAGGCGCTCCAGTCGCGGCCGGAGCTGAGCCGCACGGACCACGAGCGCCTGGACCTGCACCTGTCCAACGTGCGCGACCTGGAGGTGGCGTTGACCTGCCGCGCCCGCGCGGACGAGGAGCTGCGGCTCCAGCAGCAGGCGCCCGGCTACAACAGCACGGACGGCAGCGAGGTGCTGGCCACGGTGCGCCTGCACATGGACATCGCGGTGCTCGCGGTGGCGTGTGGCACCACGCGCTCGGTGGCCATCCAGGTGGGCAACGGCAACGACAGCGCCACGCGCTACCGGGACCCCGCGACGGGGCAGTTGATGGAGAACTTCCACTACATCTCCCACCGCCGGACGTCGCACGACGCGTCGGGCGGCATCATCGCCGGCTCGGACGTGCTGCACTCGCGGGTGGACGCGCAGTTCGCGCAGACGTTCAACTACCTGCTGGACCGGCTGGCGGCCTATGCCCTGCCGGATGGGAAGAAGCTCGTCGACCAGGGCGTGTCCGTCTGGTTCAACGACCTGGGCAACGGGCCCGCGCACTCGGCGCGCAACGTCCCCTTCATCCTGGCGGGCAGCTGCAATGGCTACCTCAAGCAGGGCGTGGCGGTGACGGCCTCCGGCGGCGGCAACCCCAACCTCAACAAGCTGCTCAACACCATTGGCAGCGCGGTGGGCTTGCGCAACGCGGCGGGTGGCCCCCTGGATGACTTCGGCGACCCGACGATGCCCAAGGGCCTGCTGACGGAGCTGCTGGCCTGACGGCAGGCGGGCGCGGAGGAGACGTCCTGGTCTTTTCCGCGCCCGGGTTTGACCCGAAATGATTCCGCCCCGCCTCCCTCTGGATTGAACAGAAGGAGATCGGGATGTTCCCAGGAATCCAGAAGACCCTCGCAGCGTCGCTCGCCGCCGTCTCCCTGCTGTCCGCCAGTCTGGCGGCGGCGCACGGCTCCATGGAAGTGCCCATCAGCCGCGTGTACGGCTGTTTCAAGGAAGGGCCGGAGAGTCCCAGGTCGGCGGCCTGCAAGGCCGTGGTCCAGGCCGGGGGCACGCAGGCGCTGTATGACTGGAACGGCGTCCGGCAGGGCGCCGCCAACGGCCGGCACCGCGAAATCCTCCCCGACGGCAAGCTGTGCAGCGCCGCCAATGAGAGTCACAAGGGGTTGGACCTGGCGCGCACGGACTGGCCGTCCACGCTCATCACCCCGGACGCCAACGGGAAGTTCGAGTTCGTCTTCCACGCCACCGCGGTGCACGCCACGGGCTACTTCCAGCTCTTCGCGACGAAGGCCGGCTACAACCCGGCGCTGCCCCTGAAATGGTCGGACCTGGAGGCCACGCCCTTCTGCAACGTCACGAACGTCTCCGCGACGAACAACCGCTACCGGCTCAACTGCCCCTTCCCGTCCGGCAGGTCCGGCTCCCACGTCATCTTCGCCATCTGGCAGCGCGCGGACAGCCCGGAGGCCTTCTACGCCTGCACCGACGTGAAGTTCAGCGACACGCCGCCCCCGCCGGTGTCCTGGAAGGAGCTGGGCCAGGTGCAGGCCCGTGAGGACCTGGCCAAGGGCAGCAAGGTGACGTTCCGCCTCTTCGACAGCGCGGGCCGCGACGCGGAGTCCTGGCCGCTGCTGCTGGACGCGGCCACCCCGGCGGCCACCTGGGTCTACCGGCTGGCGCAGCAGGTGAACGCCGGCTCCAGCCGCGTGCAGGTGGGCGTGCTCCAGACGACGGGCAGCATCAACCCCGCCCAGGATGCGCTCGCCAACCGCGTGTATGCGAAGGAGACGGGCTACACGTTCCAGGTGGACATCGAGAAGCCTTCCACGGGCGGCGGCACCGATGGTGGCTCCGACGGCGGCACCGGGCAGACGGCCCAGTACAAGTACCCGGTTGGCCTCTCCAGCTACACGGCCGGCACGCTGGTGGAGGGCACGGACTCCCGCCTCTACCGCTGCAAGCCCTTCCCGTACTCCGGCTGGTGCAAGGGTGTGGCGTCCTACTACGCGCCGGGCACGGGCATCGCCTGGGCGGATGCGTGGGAGCTGGTCCCGTAGCAGGCGCTGACGCTTGAGCCGCCCCGGGCCGTCCTTCCCCTGGGAAGGGCGGCCCGTGTCGTATCGGATGTAAAACACTGTCAAGGCTGGAAAGAGCAGCGATTCAGGGCTTGGCAGAAACATCCTGATGCCTCGGGAAGATAAAGGGCAGGCGGCCCCTGTCTGTCTTTTTCGCCCCTCCCCCCGAGGCTCCATGTCTTCGTTGCTGTCGTCACCCTCCGTTCGCGTGGGATGTCTTTCGCTGTGGGTCGCCCTGGTCGGCGGCTGTGGTCCGGCTGAGCCTTCCGAGCCCGTCCCGTCAGAGGCGCTGGTGTCCGAGGCCTCACAGGCCGCGGTGGGGACCTCCACCACGCTGGTGGCCGCGGGCAGCGTGTGGAAGTACCGGGACACCGGCGTGGATCCGGGCGCGCAGTGGAAGACGGTGGCGTACGCCGACGCGGCGTGGGCGCAGGGGGCCGCGCAGCTGGGCTACGGCGATGGGGACGAGGCGACCGTGGTGTCCTACGGCCCCAATGCCTCCGTCCGCCATGTGACGACGTGGTTTCGCAAGACGTTCACCGTGGCGGATGCGTCGCGATTGAGCGCGGGCGTGCTGCGGCTGCTGCGGGACGACGGCGCCATCGTGTACCTGAACGGCACGGAGGTCTTCCGCTCCAACCTGCCCTCGGGCACGGTGACGCCCACGACGCTGGCGCCCCTGACCATCGCGGGGGTGGATGAGACGGCGTGGTTGACCGCCTCCATTCCGCTGGGCTCGCTCGTGTCGGGCACCAACGTGCTGGCGGTGGAGGTGCACCAGTCCACGCTCAACTCTTCCGACCTGGGCTTCGACCTGGAGCTGAAGGCGACCGTGTCGTCGCAGCCCACGCCGTGCTTCGCGCTGGACATGCCTTCGCTGGCGTCGCTGCGCGCTTCACCCAAGAAGGTCTTCGCGCACTACTTCTCGCCCTATCCGCTGTCGCTCGACAACAAGGACCCGGCGGTCGACTACTACGCGCGCAACTACCTGCAGCCCACGGGGGAGAACTCCAAGTTCGCCTACTGCGGCGGCCTGCTCAAGCAGCGCCCCCTTCCGCAGCCTCCCCGCGCGGCGGGCGTGGACTACGAGCGCGCGAACTTCGAGGTGGAGGTGCGGCGCGCATCGGCGCTGGGCCTGGACGGCTTCACCTACGACATCCTCAACCACCAGGGCGCGCACTGGACGCGGCTGCTCAAGCTGCTGGACGCCGCGAGCGCCGTGGACCCGGGCTTCCGCATCGTGCTGATGCCGGACATGACGGCCACGTACCAGGGCACGGACGCGGAGGCCCAGGCGGCCTTCGTGAACTCCATCGCGTCGGTGGCGGCGCACCCGGCGACGTACCACCTGGACGACGGGCGGCTCCTGCTGTCGCCGTTCGCCGCGGACCGGCGCACGCCGCAGTGGTGGGCCTCCGCGCTCCAGGCCCTGGCCGCGCGCGGCATCCCGTCCGCGCTGTGGCCGGTGTACGTGTCGCCGTGGGCGGCGGCGACGACGAGCCTGAAGGCGCAGGTGCCCCTGTACGGCACGTCCACCTGGGGCTCGCGCACGCTGTCGGGCGCGGCGGGGCAGAGGACGAACCCGGGCACCGCGCACGGCATGGGCCTGAAGTGGATGGCGCCCCTGGCGGTGCAGGACTCGCGGCCCAAGGACCTCATCTACACGGAGGCGAACAACTCCCAGGCGCTGCTCGCGCTGTGGGACGCGGCCATCCAGGGCGGCGCGGACTGGGTGCAGCTCATCACCTGGAATGACTATTCGGAGGCCACGGAGTTCTCGCCGTCCAGCGGCACGCAGTGGGCGCCGTTCGACCTGACGGCCTACTACACGGCGTGGTTCAAGACGGGCGTGCAGCCGGCCATCGCCCGGGACGCGGTGTATTACTTCCACCGGAACCAGGCGACGACCGCGTCTCCGGACCTGACGAAGCAGCGCGCCGTCTACCAGGTGCGCAACGGGGCCACGCCCGCGAACGAGATTGAACTGCTGGCGTTCCTCACCGCGCCCGCGACGCTCGAAATCGAGGTGGCCGGCACCGTGCAGCGCAAGGACGTGGGCGCGGGCATCCAGTCCTTCCGCATCCCGCTGCGGGAAGGCACGCCGCGCTTCCGGGCCGTGCGTGGCGGCGTCACCGTGGCCTCGGTGACGAGCGCGTCCCCCATCAGCAACACCATCGTCTACCAGGACCTGCTCTACCGCGCGGGCGGCAGCCTGACGTGTGACCGGAGCGCGTTCTTCCCCTGAGCCAGGGGGCCCGTCGGGCCGCTTGCCTCAGGGCCCGAGGGGACGCCACACCGCGCGCACGTCGCGGGAGTGCTCACCCACGGCGGGGACCTCCAGCTCCTCGCGGTGGAGCTGGTGGCTGTTCCTGCCCATGGCGAAGAGGGTGTAGCGACCCCCTGGGAGCTGTTCAAACGTCGCGACCTTCGGCGGACCGTCCTTCCACCGCATGGGATGGGACTGCTTCTCCAGCAGCCCCGCGGCCTGGGGGGACTCCGGGAAGGGCACCGGGCCTGGAATCAGCATGGCGAAGTCGACGTCGTCCGCCATCTTCACCCGCTCCACGCGCGACGCGGACACGCGCACGCCGGCCACGGGACCGTGCTCGTTCCTCACGGTGCCGGTGATGCGCGGACTTCCGGCGAGCACGCGCACCGCCTGCTTCGTGGCGCGGGGGCCGGCGGACGGGGACGCGGGGGAGGCCGGCTTCGCGGCCTCACGCGAGCCGTACAGCAGCGCGA
This genomic interval carries:
- a CDS encoding ATP-dependent helicase, translating into MNPHESALLEDLNPPQAEAVLHGDGPLLVLSGAGSGKTRVITRRVAHLVKVRRVFPWRILAVTFTNKAAREMRERLTQLLGAQANDLVVSTFHSASAMILRREAEHLGLTRSFVIYDDGDQLNVVKRAMRDAGVDPVMQPREILHRIDQEKNAARLPDDMRVAQDDLRGNIVQKVYRAYQRLLRAANAVDFGDLLLLLVKLFSDQPAVLERYRTRFTHVLVDEFQDTNPVQYALLRQLAPPPSANLVVVGDDDQSIYRWRGADVDNILNFPKQYPGARVVRLEQNYRSDQNILTAAHEVISKNPRRMAKKLWSERPKGENLELMLHRDERAEAQEVARRILAVQREGFIKFSSMAVFYRTNAQSRVLEEALRLGRVPYTLVSGRSFYDRAEVRDASAYLRLMVNPRSDADLVRVLNVPARGIGDTTEERLTDFANQEGLSLYEALAERHRIPSLNATAQKRLGGFHQLLVSLNAFAQTAKDAAGAVDQMLKETKLVETLVADGSDEALTRAENLRELLGAAQEFDLKRASDAVASAMAAEAREEEAPEGVDSAPLTADVPPLQAFLEQISLVGEADADVGDGRVALMTLHAAKGLEFDAVFLTGMEDGVFPHSRALKSEEPGGGEEMAEERRLCYVGFTRARKRLFVSLAQCRSLFGELKYNPPSRFLADVPQALFGFKENDLPAPPRPSAMAPRRRAWDEDETGPRVDHSYSQASSDMEAVSGDVRGMRVRHEQFGSGRIVSTDGSGPNAKVTVEFGGDVGLKRVIARFLIPG
- a CDS encoding DUF1592 domain-containing protein, producing the protein MARRRRWWSPALLAVSVGLLGACEGQILDAAKPGTKPGPGGGGPNNPPVGVEQPARSVRVARLTHPQWLSSVKELLKLDAAPTALAQGFRADPSQSGFLFDNDARALSVDEALWGAYQRAAADLAGQVATDATKLGKLLPPGTTTDEARAKAFVESFGLRAHRRPLTADEVESYLVLYRKGPTAYATMAPFQAGLRLVLEGFLQSPLFLYRVERSTQAADGKVPLDAYEVASRLSYALWDSMPDEALFTAAREGALGKREGVAEQARRMMKDARARGVVGAYHQVVFDVPRYASIRPNTTRFPNVTAKLAESAAKENALFVEDVVFKREGRFGDLLTSRDTFVNDELARVYGLAGAFTADFVPATLDATQRRGVLTQVGFLASHATSMDPDPIHRGVYLSEHLLCQKIGAPPANIPALPAPNGRTNREVVTSHTEAPGTVCASCHTNLINPLGFPFENFDAVGGFRTTDNGHPVDATSSPFIGGEKVAVRDAVQLSDVLASSQAVHECYARHWVEFLSGRPAADEDSALVSRLGKLSQAGQLSVVDLVVEVVTGVGFVNRHPEELP
- a CDS encoding DUF1552 domain-containing protein; this translates as MKLSRRRMLQGLGGAMLGLPVLEGLLPRRAQAAEPGALPFAIFLRQADGVAAAQSTSELGSEPERFWPEPLGNLTTATLAGKSLVELADHRARLLVVRNVNMKDYNYGDGHARGAFQALTARGPAVEGVGGDSEASGESLDHRIGRELNPQKRDSLYLYAGQSGGWLGGPCISHRGSASRRAALHDPWVAYQTMVGGPGGLTPEAREALLVRQKSINDLVSGQLKALQSRPELSRTDHERLDLHLSNVRDLEVALTCRARADEELRLQQQAPGYNSTDGSEVLATVRLHMDIAVLAVACGTTRSVAIQVGNGNDSATRYRDPATGQLMENFHYISHRRTSHDASGGIIAGSDVLHSRVDAQFAQTFNYLLDRLAAYALPDGKKLVDQGVSVWFNDLGNGPAHSARNVPFILAGSCNGYLKQGVAVTASGGGNPNLNKLLNTIGSAVGLRNAAGGPLDDFGDPTMPKGLLTELLA
- a CDS encoding lytic polysaccharide monooxygenase auxiliary activity family 9 protein, with product MFPGIQKTLAASLAAVSLLSASLAAAHGSMEVPISRVYGCFKEGPESPRSAACKAVVQAGGTQALYDWNGVRQGAANGRHREILPDGKLCSAANESHKGLDLARTDWPSTLITPDANGKFEFVFHATAVHATGYFQLFATKAGYNPALPLKWSDLEATPFCNVTNVSATNNRYRLNCPFPSGRSGSHVIFAIWQRADSPEAFYACTDVKFSDTPPPPVSWKELGQVQAREDLAKGSKVTFRLFDSAGRDAESWPLLLDAATPAATWVYRLAQQVNAGSSRVQVGVLQTTGSINPAQDALANRVYAKETGYTFQVDIEKPSTGGGTDGGSDGGTGQTAQYKYPVGLSSYTAGTLVEGTDSRLYRCKPFPYSGWCKGVASYYAPGTGIAWADAWELVP
- a CDS encoding glycoside hydrolase family 71 protein yields the protein MSEASQAAVGTSTTLVAAGSVWKYRDTGVDPGAQWKTVAYADAAWAQGAAQLGYGDGDEATVVSYGPNASVRHVTTWFRKTFTVADASRLSAGVLRLLRDDGAIVYLNGTEVFRSNLPSGTVTPTTLAPLTIAGVDETAWLTASIPLGSLVSGTNVLAVEVHQSTLNSSDLGFDLELKATVSSQPTPCFALDMPSLASLRASPKKVFAHYFSPYPLSLDNKDPAVDYYARNYLQPTGENSKFAYCGGLLKQRPLPQPPRAAGVDYERANFEVEVRRASALGLDGFTYDILNHQGAHWTRLLKLLDAASAVDPGFRIVLMPDMTATYQGTDAEAQAAFVNSIASVAAHPATYHLDDGRLLLSPFAADRRTPQWWASALQALAARGIPSALWPVYVSPWAAATTSLKAQVPLYGTSTWGSRTLSGAAGQRTNPGTAHGMGLKWMAPLAVQDSRPKDLIYTEANNSQALLALWDAAIQGGADWVQLITWNDYSEATEFSPSSGTQWAPFDLTAYYTAWFKTGVQPAIARDAVYYFHRNQATTASPDLTKQRAVYQVRNGATPANEIELLAFLTAPATLEIEVAGTVQRKDVGAGIQSFRIPLREGTPRFRAVRGGVTVASVTSASPISNTIVYQDLLYRAGGSLTCDRSAFFP